A region from the Cannabis sativa cultivar Pink pepper isolate KNU-18-1 chromosome 9, ASM2916894v1, whole genome shotgun sequence genome encodes:
- the LOC115723228 gene encoding uncharacterized protein LOC115723228, with the protein MMMEVALTSSSSPQRLKASPVALDDPLPPQERTAEEEAKYKRSRKRRNIIRVSCGMLVVHIIILVILSLTVFKAKDPTTTINNFHVSNLTYFLDIQRLRVDLNLTLAVDLSVRNKNKVSFKYHNCTAALNYRGHLVGVINIPAGNIPSDDTKRLDITLTIMADHLLLDDSQDLFSDVVAGVVPMNTYLKMSGKVKIFGIFKIHVRATSSCNFNVNISSTSITDQTCNNKAKL; encoded by the coding sequence ATGATGATGGAAGTAGCCCTAACATCATCGTCATCACCACAGAGACTGAAAGCCAGTCCAGTGGCTTTGGATGATCCTCTGCCGCCGCAAGAGAGGACGGCGGAGGAAGAAGCCAAATACAAGAGATCAAGGAAGAGAAGAAATATAATAAGAGTAAGCTGTGGAATGTTGGTAGTACACATCATCATATTGGTTATATTAAGCTTAACAGTGTTTAAGGCAAAGGACCCCACAACAACAATCAACAACTTCCACGTCAGCAACCTTACTTACTTTCTTGACATCCAACGGCTGAGAGTTGATCTCAACCTCACACTGGCCGTTGACTTGTCAGTCAGAAACAAGAACAAGGTTTCCTTTAAGTACCACAACTGCACCGCCGCCCTTAACTACCGTGGCCACCTCGTCGGCGTCATCAACATTCCGGCCGGCAACATCCCCTCCGACGACACGAAACGCCTCGACATCACTCTCACCATCATGGCCGATCACCTCCTCTTAGACGACTCCCAAGACCTATTCTCTGACGTCGTCGCCGGCGTTGTGCCGATGAACACTTACTTAAAGATGTCCGGCAAGGTCAAAATCTTCGGAATCTTCAAGATTCATGTCAGGGCAACCTCTTCATGCAATTTCAATGTTAACATCTCCTCAACCAGTATCACCGATCAAACATGCAATAATAAGGCAAAATTATGA